From one Suricata suricatta isolate VVHF042 chromosome 8, meerkat_22Aug2017_6uvM2_HiC, whole genome shotgun sequence genomic stretch:
- the AMPD2 gene encoding AMP deaminase 2 isoform X5, whose product MDGKCKEIAEELFSRSLAESELRSAPYEFPEESPIEQLEERRQRLERQISQDVKLEPDILLRAKQDFLKADSDVDFQLYREQSEGQGDRGLRDRDVALEREFQRVIISGEEKCGVPFTDLLDAAKSVVRALFIREKYMALALQSFCPTTRRYLQQLAEKPLETRTYEQGPDTPVSADAPVHPPVLEQHPYEHCEPSTMPGDLGLGLRMVKGVVHVYTRKETDDHCSEVELPYPDLQEFVADVNVLMALIINGPIKSFCYRRLQYLSSKFQMHVLLNEMKELAAQKKVPHRDFYNIRKVDTHIHASSCMNQKHLLRFIKRAMKWHLEEIVHVEQGREQTLREVFDSMNLTAYDLSVDTLDMHADRNTFHRFDKFNAKYNPIGESVLREIFIKTDNRISGKYFAHIIKEVMSDLEESKYQNAELRLSIYGRSRDEWDKLACWAVKHKVHSPNVRWLVQVPRLFDVYRTKGQLANFQEMLENIFLPLFEATVHPASHPELHLFLEHVDGFDSVDDESKPENHVFNLESPLPEAWVEEDNPPYAYYLYYTFANMAVLNHLRRQRGFHTFVLRPHCGEAGPIHHLVSAFMLAENISHGLLLRKAPVLQYLYYLAQIGIAMSPLSNNSLFLSYHRNPLPEYLSRGLMVSLSTDDPLQFHFTKEPLMEEYSIATQVWKLSSCDMCELARNSVLMSGFSHKVKSHWLGPNYTKEGPEGNDIRRTNVPDIRVGYRYETLCQELALITQAVQSETLETIPEEAGVTISPGPQ is encoded by the exons ATGGATGGCAAATGCAAGGAGATCGCCGAG gAGCTGTTCAGCCGCTCCCTGGCTGAGAGCGAGCTCCGTAGTGCCCCGTATGAGTTCCCTGAGGAGAGTCCCATTGAGCAGCTGGAGGAGCGGAGGCAGCGCCTAGAGAGGCAGATCAGCCAGGATGTCAA GCTGGAGCCAGACATCCTGCTTCGGGCCAAGCAAGATTTCCTGAAGGCAGACAGTGATGTAGACTTCCa GCTCTACAGGGAGCAGAGCGAGGGGCAAGGTGACCGGGGCCTACGGGACCGAGATGTGGCGCTAGAGCGGGAATTTCAGCGGGTCATCATCTCCGGCGAGGAGAAGTGTGGG GTGCCATTCACAGACCTGCTGGATGCAGCCAAGAGTGTGGTGCGGGCACTCTTTATCCGGGAGAAATACATGGCCCTGGCCCTGCAGAGTTTCTGCCCTACTACCCGCCGGTACCTGCAGCAGCTGGCTGAGAAGCCTCTGGAGACACGGACCTATGAGCAGGGCCCTGACACGCCTGTGTCTGCTG ATGCCCCGGTACACCCCCCCGTGCTGGAGCAGCACCCATACGAGCACTGTGAGCCAAGCACCATGCCTGGGGACCTGGGCTTGGGTCTGCGCATGGTGAAGGGCGTGGTGCACGTCTACACCCGCAAGGAAACTGATGATCA TTGCTCAGAGGTGGAGCTGCCGTACCCTGACCTGCAGGAATTTGTGGCAGATGTCAATGTGCTGATGGCCCTGATTATCAATGGCCCCAT AAAGTCCTTCTGCTACCGTCGGCTACAGTACCTGAGCTCCAAGTTCCAGATGCATGTGCTGCTCAATGAGATGAAGGAGCTGGCAGCCCAGAAGAAGGTGCCACACCGAGACTTCTACAACATCCGCAAG GTGGACACGCACATCCATGCCTCGTCCTGCATGAACCAGAAGCACCTGCTGCGCTTCATCAAACGGGCAATGAAGTGGCACCTGGAGGAGATCGTGCATGTGGAACAGGGCCGCGAGCAGACGCTGCGGGAGGTCTTTGACAGCATGAACCTCACTGCCTATGACCTGAGTGTGGACACGCTGGACATGCATGCG GACAGAAACACCTTCCATCGCTTTGACAAGTTCAATGCCAAATACAATCCCATTggggagtctgttctcagagagATCTTCATCAAAACGGACAATAGGATCTCTGGAAAGTACTTCGCCCACATTATCAAG GAGGTGATGTCCGACCTGGAGGAGAGCAAATACCAGAACGCAGAGCTGCGACTCTCCATTTACGGGCGCTCAAGGGACGAGTGGGACAAGCTGGCCTGCTGGGCCGTGAAGCACAAAGTGCACTCTCCCAACGTGCGCTGGCTTGTACAAGTGCCCCGCCTCTT TGACGTGTACCGTACCAAGGGCCAGCTGGCCAACTTCCAGGAGATGCTGGAGAACATCTTCCTGCCACTGTTTGAGGCCACTGTGCACCCTGCCAGCCACCCCGAGCTGCATCTCTTCTTGGAGCAC GTGGACGGCTTTGACAGTGTGGATGATGAGTCTAAGCCCGAGAATCATGTCTTCAACCTGGAGAGCCCTCTCCCCGAGGCCTGGGTGGAGGAGGACAACCCACCCTATGCCTACTACCTGTACTACACCTTCGCCAACATGGCTGTGCTGAACCACCTGCGCAG GCAGAGGGGTTTCCACACGTTCGTGCTGAGGCCACACTGTGGGGAAGCTGGGCCCATCCACCACCTGGTGTCAGCCTTCATGCTGGCGGAGAACATCTCTCACGGGCTGCTCCTACGTAAG GCCCCAGTCCTGCAGTACCTGTATTACCTGGCCCAGATCGGCATCGCCATGTCCCCGCTCAGCAATAACAGCCTCTTCCTCAGCTACCACCGGAACCCGCTGCCTGAGTACCTGTCCCGCGGCCTCATGGTCTCTCTGTCCACTGATGACCCCCTGCAGTTCCACTTCACCAAG GAGCCACTGATGGAGGAGTATAGCATCGCCACCCAGGTGTGGAAGCTCAGTTCCTGCGACATGTGTGAGCTGGCCCGCAACAGTGTGCTCATGAGTGGCTTCTCCCACAAG GTGAAGAGCCACTGGCTGGGACCCAACTATACCAAGGAGGGCCCCGAGGGCAATGACATCCGCCGTACTAATGTGCCGGACATCCGTGTGGGCTACCGCTATGAGACCTTGTGCCAGGAGCTGGCACTCATAACGCAGGCTGTCCAGAGTGAGACCCTGGAGACCATCCCAGAGGAGGCTGGTGTCACCATAAGCCCAGGGCCTCAGTGA
- the AMPD2 gene encoding AMP deaminase 2 isoform X1 translates to MWQSQAQLVRLRLPPPSPRREPWHPTHLAPAVPRPNIPLRSWPACRPPLQYQELFSRSLAESELRSAPYEFPEESPIEQLEERRQRLERQISQDVKLEPDILLRAKQDFLKADSDVDFQLYREQSEGQGDRGLRDRDVALEREFQRVIISGEEKCGVPFTDLLDAAKSVVRALFIREKYMALALQSFCPTTRRYLQQLAEKPLETRTYEQGPDTPVSADAPVHPPVLEQHPYEHCEPSTMPGDLGLGLRMVKGVVHVYTRKETDDHCSEVELPYPDLQEFVADVNVLMALIINGPIKSFCYRRLQYLSSKFQMHVLLNEMKELAAQKKVPHRDFYNIRKVDTHIHASSCMNQKHLLRFIKRAMKWHLEEIVHVEQGREQTLREVFDSMNLTAYDLSVDTLDMHADRNTFHRFDKFNAKYNPIGESVLREIFIKTDNRISGKYFAHIIKEVMSDLEESKYQNAELRLSIYGRSRDEWDKLACWAVKHKVHSPNVRWLVQVPRLFDVYRTKGQLANFQEMLENIFLPLFEATVHPASHPELHLFLEHVDGFDSVDDESKPENHVFNLESPLPEAWVEEDNPPYAYYLYYTFANMAVLNHLRRQRGFHTFVLRPHCGEAGPIHHLVSAFMLAENISHGLLLRKAPVLQYLYYLAQIGIAMSPLSNNSLFLSYHRNPLPEYLSRGLMVSLSTDDPLQFHFTKEPLMEEYSIATQVWKLSSCDMCELARNSVLMSGFSHKVKSHWLGPNYTKEGPEGNDIRRTNVPDIRVGYRYETLCQELALITQAVQSETLETIPEEAGVTISPGPQ, encoded by the exons ATGTGGCAGAGCCAGGCCCAGCTGGTGCGGCTCAGACTCCCCCCGCCATCGCCGCGGCGCGAGCCATGGCATCCAACCCATCTGGCGCCGGCAGTCCCAAGGCCAAATATCCCTTTAAGAAGCTGGCCAGCCTGCAGGCCTCCTCTGCAGTACCAG gAGCTGTTCAGCCGCTCCCTGGCTGAGAGCGAGCTCCGTAGTGCCCCGTATGAGTTCCCTGAGGAGAGTCCCATTGAGCAGCTGGAGGAGCGGAGGCAGCGCCTAGAGAGGCAGATCAGCCAGGATGTCAA GCTGGAGCCAGACATCCTGCTTCGGGCCAAGCAAGATTTCCTGAAGGCAGACAGTGATGTAGACTTCCa GCTCTACAGGGAGCAGAGCGAGGGGCAAGGTGACCGGGGCCTACGGGACCGAGATGTGGCGCTAGAGCGGGAATTTCAGCGGGTCATCATCTCCGGCGAGGAGAAGTGTGGG GTGCCATTCACAGACCTGCTGGATGCAGCCAAGAGTGTGGTGCGGGCACTCTTTATCCGGGAGAAATACATGGCCCTGGCCCTGCAGAGTTTCTGCCCTACTACCCGCCGGTACCTGCAGCAGCTGGCTGAGAAGCCTCTGGAGACACGGACCTATGAGCAGGGCCCTGACACGCCTGTGTCTGCTG ATGCCCCGGTACACCCCCCCGTGCTGGAGCAGCACCCATACGAGCACTGTGAGCCAAGCACCATGCCTGGGGACCTGGGCTTGGGTCTGCGCATGGTGAAGGGCGTGGTGCACGTCTACACCCGCAAGGAAACTGATGATCA TTGCTCAGAGGTGGAGCTGCCGTACCCTGACCTGCAGGAATTTGTGGCAGATGTCAATGTGCTGATGGCCCTGATTATCAATGGCCCCAT AAAGTCCTTCTGCTACCGTCGGCTACAGTACCTGAGCTCCAAGTTCCAGATGCATGTGCTGCTCAATGAGATGAAGGAGCTGGCAGCCCAGAAGAAGGTGCCACACCGAGACTTCTACAACATCCGCAAG GTGGACACGCACATCCATGCCTCGTCCTGCATGAACCAGAAGCACCTGCTGCGCTTCATCAAACGGGCAATGAAGTGGCACCTGGAGGAGATCGTGCATGTGGAACAGGGCCGCGAGCAGACGCTGCGGGAGGTCTTTGACAGCATGAACCTCACTGCCTATGACCTGAGTGTGGACACGCTGGACATGCATGCG GACAGAAACACCTTCCATCGCTTTGACAAGTTCAATGCCAAATACAATCCCATTggggagtctgttctcagagagATCTTCATCAAAACGGACAATAGGATCTCTGGAAAGTACTTCGCCCACATTATCAAG GAGGTGATGTCCGACCTGGAGGAGAGCAAATACCAGAACGCAGAGCTGCGACTCTCCATTTACGGGCGCTCAAGGGACGAGTGGGACAAGCTGGCCTGCTGGGCCGTGAAGCACAAAGTGCACTCTCCCAACGTGCGCTGGCTTGTACAAGTGCCCCGCCTCTT TGACGTGTACCGTACCAAGGGCCAGCTGGCCAACTTCCAGGAGATGCTGGAGAACATCTTCCTGCCACTGTTTGAGGCCACTGTGCACCCTGCCAGCCACCCCGAGCTGCATCTCTTCTTGGAGCAC GTGGACGGCTTTGACAGTGTGGATGATGAGTCTAAGCCCGAGAATCATGTCTTCAACCTGGAGAGCCCTCTCCCCGAGGCCTGGGTGGAGGAGGACAACCCACCCTATGCCTACTACCTGTACTACACCTTCGCCAACATGGCTGTGCTGAACCACCTGCGCAG GCAGAGGGGTTTCCACACGTTCGTGCTGAGGCCACACTGTGGGGAAGCTGGGCCCATCCACCACCTGGTGTCAGCCTTCATGCTGGCGGAGAACATCTCTCACGGGCTGCTCCTACGTAAG GCCCCAGTCCTGCAGTACCTGTATTACCTGGCCCAGATCGGCATCGCCATGTCCCCGCTCAGCAATAACAGCCTCTTCCTCAGCTACCACCGGAACCCGCTGCCTGAGTACCTGTCCCGCGGCCTCATGGTCTCTCTGTCCACTGATGACCCCCTGCAGTTCCACTTCACCAAG GAGCCACTGATGGAGGAGTATAGCATCGCCACCCAGGTGTGGAAGCTCAGTTCCTGCGACATGTGTGAGCTGGCCCGCAACAGTGTGCTCATGAGTGGCTTCTCCCACAAG GTGAAGAGCCACTGGCTGGGACCCAACTATACCAAGGAGGGCCCCGAGGGCAATGACATCCGCCGTACTAATGTGCCGGACATCCGTGTGGGCTACCGCTATGAGACCTTGTGCCAGGAGCTGGCACTCATAACGCAGGCTGTCCAGAGTGAGACCCTGGAGACCATCCCAGAGGAGGCTGGTGTCACCATAAGCCCAGGGCCTCAGTGA
- the AMPD2 gene encoding AMP deaminase 2 isoform X3 — translation MASNPSGAGSPKAKYPFKKLASLQASSAVPEARGGLGAPPLQPARSLPGPAPCLKHFPLDLRTSMDGKCKEIAEELFSRSLAESELRSAPYEFPEESPIEQLEERRQRLERQISQDVKLEPDILLRAKQDFLKADSDVDFQLYREQSEGQGDRGLRDRDVALEREFQRVIISGEEKCGVPFTDLLDAAKSVVRALFIREKYMALALQSFCPTTRRYLQQLAEKPLETRTYEQGPDTPVSADAPVHPPVLEQHPYEHCEPSTMPGDLGLGLRMVKGVVHVYTRKETDDHCSEVELPYPDLQEFVADVNVLMALIINGPIKSFCYRRLQYLSSKFQMHVLLNEMKELAAQKKVPHRDFYNIRKDRNTFHRFDKFNAKYNPIGESVLREIFIKTDNRISGKYFAHIIKEVMSDLEESKYQNAELRLSIYGRSRDEWDKLACWAVKHKVHSPNVRWLVQVPRLFDVYRTKGQLANFQEMLENIFLPLFEATVHPASHPELHLFLEHVDGFDSVDDESKPENHVFNLESPLPEAWVEEDNPPYAYYLYYTFANMAVLNHLRRQRGFHTFVLRPHCGEAGPIHHLVSAFMLAENISHGLLLRKAPVLQYLYYLAQIGIAMSPLSNNSLFLSYHRNPLPEYLSRGLMVSLSTDDPLQFHFTKEPLMEEYSIATQVWKLSSCDMCELARNSVLMSGFSHKVKSHWLGPNYTKEGPEGNDIRRTNVPDIRVGYRYETLCQELALITQAVQSETLETIPEEAGVTISPGPQ, via the exons ATGGCATCCAACCCATCTGGCGCCGGCAGTCCCAAGGCCAAATATCCCTTTAAGAAGCTGGCCAGCCTGCAGGCCTCCTCTGCAGTACCAG AGGCTcggggtgggctgggggccccTCCGCTGCAGCCTGCCCGAtccctgccaggccctgccccctgcctcaaGCACTTCCCACTCGACCTACGCACGTCTATGGATGGCAAATGCAAGGAGATCGCCGAG gAGCTGTTCAGCCGCTCCCTGGCTGAGAGCGAGCTCCGTAGTGCCCCGTATGAGTTCCCTGAGGAGAGTCCCATTGAGCAGCTGGAGGAGCGGAGGCAGCGCCTAGAGAGGCAGATCAGCCAGGATGTCAA GCTGGAGCCAGACATCCTGCTTCGGGCCAAGCAAGATTTCCTGAAGGCAGACAGTGATGTAGACTTCCa GCTCTACAGGGAGCAGAGCGAGGGGCAAGGTGACCGGGGCCTACGGGACCGAGATGTGGCGCTAGAGCGGGAATTTCAGCGGGTCATCATCTCCGGCGAGGAGAAGTGTGGG GTGCCATTCACAGACCTGCTGGATGCAGCCAAGAGTGTGGTGCGGGCACTCTTTATCCGGGAGAAATACATGGCCCTGGCCCTGCAGAGTTTCTGCCCTACTACCCGCCGGTACCTGCAGCAGCTGGCTGAGAAGCCTCTGGAGACACGGACCTATGAGCAGGGCCCTGACACGCCTGTGTCTGCTG ATGCCCCGGTACACCCCCCCGTGCTGGAGCAGCACCCATACGAGCACTGTGAGCCAAGCACCATGCCTGGGGACCTGGGCTTGGGTCTGCGCATGGTGAAGGGCGTGGTGCACGTCTACACCCGCAAGGAAACTGATGATCA TTGCTCAGAGGTGGAGCTGCCGTACCCTGACCTGCAGGAATTTGTGGCAGATGTCAATGTGCTGATGGCCCTGATTATCAATGGCCCCAT AAAGTCCTTCTGCTACCGTCGGCTACAGTACCTGAGCTCCAAGTTCCAGATGCATGTGCTGCTCAATGAGATGAAGGAGCTGGCAGCCCAGAAGAAGGTGCCACACCGAGACTTCTACAACATCCGCAAG GACAGAAACACCTTCCATCGCTTTGACAAGTTCAATGCCAAATACAATCCCATTggggagtctgttctcagagagATCTTCATCAAAACGGACAATAGGATCTCTGGAAAGTACTTCGCCCACATTATCAAG GAGGTGATGTCCGACCTGGAGGAGAGCAAATACCAGAACGCAGAGCTGCGACTCTCCATTTACGGGCGCTCAAGGGACGAGTGGGACAAGCTGGCCTGCTGGGCCGTGAAGCACAAAGTGCACTCTCCCAACGTGCGCTGGCTTGTACAAGTGCCCCGCCTCTT TGACGTGTACCGTACCAAGGGCCAGCTGGCCAACTTCCAGGAGATGCTGGAGAACATCTTCCTGCCACTGTTTGAGGCCACTGTGCACCCTGCCAGCCACCCCGAGCTGCATCTCTTCTTGGAGCAC GTGGACGGCTTTGACAGTGTGGATGATGAGTCTAAGCCCGAGAATCATGTCTTCAACCTGGAGAGCCCTCTCCCCGAGGCCTGGGTGGAGGAGGACAACCCACCCTATGCCTACTACCTGTACTACACCTTCGCCAACATGGCTGTGCTGAACCACCTGCGCAG GCAGAGGGGTTTCCACACGTTCGTGCTGAGGCCACACTGTGGGGAAGCTGGGCCCATCCACCACCTGGTGTCAGCCTTCATGCTGGCGGAGAACATCTCTCACGGGCTGCTCCTACGTAAG GCCCCAGTCCTGCAGTACCTGTATTACCTGGCCCAGATCGGCATCGCCATGTCCCCGCTCAGCAATAACAGCCTCTTCCTCAGCTACCACCGGAACCCGCTGCCTGAGTACCTGTCCCGCGGCCTCATGGTCTCTCTGTCCACTGATGACCCCCTGCAGTTCCACTTCACCAAG GAGCCACTGATGGAGGAGTATAGCATCGCCACCCAGGTGTGGAAGCTCAGTTCCTGCGACATGTGTGAGCTGGCCCGCAACAGTGTGCTCATGAGTGGCTTCTCCCACAAG GTGAAGAGCCACTGGCTGGGACCCAACTATACCAAGGAGGGCCCCGAGGGCAATGACATCCGCCGTACTAATGTGCCGGACATCCGTGTGGGCTACCGCTATGAGACCTTGTGCCAGGAGCTGGCACTCATAACGCAGGCTGTCCAGAGTGAGACCCTGGAGACCATCCCAGAGGAGGCTGGTGTCACCATAAGCCCAGGGCCTCAGTGA
- the AMPD2 gene encoding AMP deaminase 2 isoform X4, producing MASNPSGAGSPKAKYPFKKLASLQASSAVPEARGGLGAPPLQPARSLPGPAPCLKHFPLDLRTSMDGKCKEIAEELFSRSLAESELRSAPYEFPEESPIEQLEERRQRLERQISQDVKLEPDILLRAKQDFLKADSDVDFQLYREQSEGQGDRGLRDRDVALEREFQRVIISGEEKCGVPFTDLLDAAKSVVRALFIREKYMALALQSFCPTTRRYLQQLAEKPLETRTYEQGPDTPVSADAPVHPPVLEQHPYEHCEPSTMPGDLGLGLRMVKGVVHVYTRKETDDHCSEVELPYPDLQEFVADVNVLMALIINGPIKSFCYRRLQYLSSKFQMHVLLNEMKELAAQKKVPHRDFYNIRKVDTHIHASSCMNQKHLLRFIKRAMKWHLEEIVHVEQGREQTLREVFDSMNLTAYDLSVDTLDMHADRNTFHRFDKFNAKYNPIGESVLREIFIKTDNRISGKYFAHIIKEVMSDLEESKYQNAELRLSIYGRSRDEWDKLACWAVKHKVHSPNVRWLVQVPRLFDVYRTKGQLANFQEMLENIFLPLFEATVHPASHPELHLFLEHVDGFDSVDDESKPENHVFNLESPLPEAWVEEDNPPYAYYLYYTFANMAVLNHLRRQRGFHTFVLRPHCGEAGPIHHLVSAFMLAENISHGLLLRKAPVLQYLYYLAQIGIAMSPLSNNSLFLSYHRNPLPEYLSRGLMVSLSTDDPLQFHFTKEPLMEEYSIATQVWKLSSCDMCELARNSVLMSGFSHKVKSHWLGPNYTKEGPEGNDIRRTNVPDIRVGYRYETLCQELALITQAVQSETLETIPEEAGVTISPGPQ from the exons ATGGCATCCAACCCATCTGGCGCCGGCAGTCCCAAGGCCAAATATCCCTTTAAGAAGCTGGCCAGCCTGCAGGCCTCCTCTGCAGTACCAG AGGCTcggggtgggctgggggccccTCCGCTGCAGCCTGCCCGAtccctgccaggccctgccccctgcctcaaGCACTTCCCACTCGACCTACGCACGTCTATGGATGGCAAATGCAAGGAGATCGCCGAG gAGCTGTTCAGCCGCTCCCTGGCTGAGAGCGAGCTCCGTAGTGCCCCGTATGAGTTCCCTGAGGAGAGTCCCATTGAGCAGCTGGAGGAGCGGAGGCAGCGCCTAGAGAGGCAGATCAGCCAGGATGTCAA GCTGGAGCCAGACATCCTGCTTCGGGCCAAGCAAGATTTCCTGAAGGCAGACAGTGATGTAGACTTCCa GCTCTACAGGGAGCAGAGCGAGGGGCAAGGTGACCGGGGCCTACGGGACCGAGATGTGGCGCTAGAGCGGGAATTTCAGCGGGTCATCATCTCCGGCGAGGAGAAGTGTGGG GTGCCATTCACAGACCTGCTGGATGCAGCCAAGAGTGTGGTGCGGGCACTCTTTATCCGGGAGAAATACATGGCCCTGGCCCTGCAGAGTTTCTGCCCTACTACCCGCCGGTACCTGCAGCAGCTGGCTGAGAAGCCTCTGGAGACACGGACCTATGAGCAGGGCCCTGACACGCCTGTGTCTGCTG ATGCCCCGGTACACCCCCCCGTGCTGGAGCAGCACCCATACGAGCACTGTGAGCCAAGCACCATGCCTGGGGACCTGGGCTTGGGTCTGCGCATGGTGAAGGGCGTGGTGCACGTCTACACCCGCAAGGAAACTGATGATCA TTGCTCAGAGGTGGAGCTGCCGTACCCTGACCTGCAGGAATTTGTGGCAGATGTCAATGTGCTGATGGCCCTGATTATCAATGGCCCCAT AAAGTCCTTCTGCTACCGTCGGCTACAGTACCTGAGCTCCAAGTTCCAGATGCATGTGCTGCTCAATGAGATGAAGGAGCTGGCAGCCCAGAAGAAGGTGCCACACCGAGACTTCTACAACATCCGCAAG GTGGACACGCACATCCATGCCTCGTCCTGCATGAACCAGAAGCACCTGCTGCGCTTCATCAAACGGGCAATGAAGTGGCACCTGGAGGAGATCGTGCATGTGGAACAGGGCCGCGAGCAGACGCTGCGGGAGGTCTTTGACAGCATGAACCTCACTGCCTATGACCTGAGTGTGGACACGCTGGACATGCATGCG GACAGAAACACCTTCCATCGCTTTGACAAGTTCAATGCCAAATACAATCCCATTggggagtctgttctcagagagATCTTCATCAAAACGGACAATAGGATCTCTGGAAAGTACTTCGCCCACATTATCAAG GAGGTGATGTCCGACCTGGAGGAGAGCAAATACCAGAACGCAGAGCTGCGACTCTCCATTTACGGGCGCTCAAGGGACGAGTGGGACAAGCTGGCCTGCTGGGCCGTGAAGCACAAAGTGCACTCTCCCAACGTGCGCTGGCTTGTACAAGTGCCCCGCCTCTT TGACGTGTACCGTACCAAGGGCCAGCTGGCCAACTTCCAGGAGATGCTGGAGAACATCTTCCTGCCACTGTTTGAGGCCACTGTGCACCCTGCCAGCCACCCCGAGCTGCATCTCTTCTTGGAGCAC GTGGACGGCTTTGACAGTGTGGATGATGAGTCTAAGCCCGAGAATCATGTCTTCAACCTGGAGAGCCCTCTCCCCGAGGCCTGGGTGGAGGAGGACAACCCACCCTATGCCTACTACCTGTACTACACCTTCGCCAACATGGCTGTGCTGAACCACCTGCGCAG GCAGAGGGGTTTCCACACGTTCGTGCTGAGGCCACACTGTGGGGAAGCTGGGCCCATCCACCACCTGGTGTCAGCCTTCATGCTGGCGGAGAACATCTCTCACGGGCTGCTCCTACGTAAG GCCCCAGTCCTGCAGTACCTGTATTACCTGGCCCAGATCGGCATCGCCATGTCCCCGCTCAGCAATAACAGCCTCTTCCTCAGCTACCACCGGAACCCGCTGCCTGAGTACCTGTCCCGCGGCCTCATGGTCTCTCTGTCCACTGATGACCCCCTGCAGTTCCACTTCACCAAG GAGCCACTGATGGAGGAGTATAGCATCGCCACCCAGGTGTGGAAGCTCAGTTCCTGCGACATGTGTGAGCTGGCCCGCAACAGTGTGCTCATGAGTGGCTTCTCCCACAAG GTGAAGAGCCACTGGCTGGGACCCAACTATACCAAGGAGGGCCCCGAGGGCAATGACATCCGCCGTACTAATGTGCCGGACATCCGTGTGGGCTACCGCTATGAGACCTTGTGCCAGGAGCTGGCACTCATAACGCAGGCTGTCCAGAGTGAGACCCTGGAGACCATCCCAGAGGAGGCTGGTGTCACCATAAGCCCAGGGCCTCAGTGA